The DNA window AAGCCTTCGTATTTTAATGcatgtatttaatttattcggAGCTATTAGAGCGGGATCCACTTTTTGGGGAATATGGGTCGAAGCAATAACAAGAATATTTCTAGTGGAACATCTTTCACAATCCCTGGAGAGATAGTTCACTAATAGACCAAGGGATAAGTAATTCGACGCATTCACATCCAGATCATGAATGTTTGGAATCCATATTATGCAAGGAGACATTGCTTTTGCTAATTCGAATTGAAGGGTGATATAAAATCGGTCTATTTCCGGCATCATATCCATAGTTAGCGGCGCATTCATCATAGTTAGAAGCTCCAGCTCCGTATCAAGGTCACGGTCGATATCGTCACTATCATCAATATCGCCACTATCATCAATATCGCCACTATCATCAATATCGCCACTATCATCAATATCGCCACTATCATCNNNNNNNNNNNNNNNNNNNNNNNNNNNNNNNNNNNNNNNNNNNNNNNNNNNNNNNNNNNNNNNNNNNNNNNNNNNNNNNNNNNNNNNNNNNNNNNNNNNNNNNNNNNNNNNNNNNNNNNNNNNNNNNNNNNNNNNNNNNNNNNNNNNNNNNNNNNNNNNNNNNNNNNNNNNNNNNNNNNNNNNNNNNNNNNNNNNNNNNNNNNNNNNNNNNNNNNNNNNNNNNNNNNNNNNNNNNNNNNNNNNNNNNNNNNNNNNNNNNNNNNNNNNNNNNNNNNNNNNNNNNNNNNNNNNNNNNNNNNNNNNNNNNNNNNNNNNNNNNNNNNNNNNNNNNNNNNNNNNNNNNNNNNNNNNNNNNNNNNNNNNNNNNNNNNNNNNNNNNNNNNNNNNNNNNNNNNNNNNNNNNNNNNNNNNNNNNNNNNNNNNNNNNNNNNNNNNNNNNNNNNNNNNNNNNNNNNNNNNNNNNNNNNNNNNNNNNNNNNNNNNNNNNNNNNNNNNNNNNNNNNNNNNNNNNNNNNNNNNNNNNNNNNNNNNNNNNNNNNNNNNNNNNNNNNNNNNNNNNNNNNNNNNNNNNNNNNNNNNNNNNNNNNNNNNNNNNNNNNNNNNNNNNNNNNNNNNNNNNNNNNNNNNNNNNNNNNNNNNNNNNNNNNNNNNNNNNNNNNNNNNNNNNNNNNNNNNNNNNNNNNNNNNNNNNNNNNNNNNNNNNNNNNNNNNNNNNNNNNNNNNNNNNNNNNNNNNNNNNNNNNNNNNNNNNNNNNNNNNNNNNNNNNNNNNNNNNNNNNNNNNNNNNNNNNNNNNNNNNNNNNNNNNNNNNNNNNNNNNNNNNNNNNNNNNNNNNNNNNNNNNNNNNNNNNNNNNNNNNNNNNNNNNNNNNNNNNNNNNNNNNNNNNNNNNNNNNNNNNNNNNNNNNNNNNNNNNNNNNNNNNNNNNNNNNNNNNNNNNNNNNNNNNNNNNNNNNNNNNNNNNNNNNNNNNNNNNNNNNNNNNNNNNNNNNNNNNNNNNNNNNNNNNNNNNNNNNNNNNNNNNNNNNNNNNNNNNNNNNNNNNNNNNNNNNNNNNNNNNNNNNNNNNNNNNNNNNNNNNNNNNNNNNNNNNNNNNNNNNNNNNNNNNNNNNNNNNNNNNNNNNNNNNNNNNNNNNNNNNNNNNNNNNNNNNNNNNNNNNNNNNNNNNNNNNNNNNNNNNNNNNNNNNNNNNNNNNNNNNNNNNNNNNNNNNNNNNNNNNNNNNNNNNNNNNNNNNNNNNNNNNNNNNNNNNNNNNNNNNNNNNNNNNNNNNNNNNNNNNNNNNNNNNNNNNNNNNNNNNNNNNNNNNNNNNNNNNNNNNNNNNNNNNNNNNNNNNNNNNNNNNNNNNNNNNNNNNNNNNNNNNNNNNNNNNNNNNNNNNNNNNNNNNNNNNNNNNNNNNNNNNNNNNNNNNNNNNNNNNNNNNNNNNNNNNNNNNNNNNNNNNNNNNNNNNNNNNNNNNNNNNNNNNNNNNNNNNNNNNNNNNNNNNNNNNNNNNNNNNNNNNNNNNNNNNNNNNNNNNNNNNNNNNNNNNNNNNNNNNNNNNNNNNNNNNNNNNNNNNNNNNNNNNNNNNNNNNNNNNNNNNNNNNNNNNNNNNNNNNNNNNNCCGACTATTTCAATCCCCATCCCAGCAAAATTTCCTATTATTTTCACGAGGATCGAAGCGGGGATTCCTCTGGGAGAAATTTTCCCTATATATACAAAGAACTTTTAATGGATAATTACATTTTCCagtataatttctattaaaaatgtaaaacataGAATATAGAGCAATTGTACCTCCACAATGCGTCTCCTGAGAAAATTGGATGTCACTTCTTTAAATACTAACTTTACGTCTACCACGGAAAAGAGCTATAAGAAATAGAATGATACGGTGTTAAATAaaactacaaaataaataaaatcagaTAACGAATGAATGCAAATAACAAAAGATAATTCATCTGAAACAGGGCAACCAAATGAAgacattttcttaataaagatccataataataaaaataataactatcattattattatgttattgCTATTTTTTTCTCATGTTCATTTCAATAGATTACAATCAGAGGTTTTGtacaaaattaatgaaatagaaagaagATACTAGGACtagatttttgttgaaatagGAATTTTTTAAGAGATTTATTCCATGGTCGATCTActtgacacaaaattaaaagttcacaaactaATTACAATCATTTTAAACTTTCGGATCTAATTAGACATGATCATAAAAGTTAAGGAACTAAACTTGTATTTTAACCCAAGATAATTATCAGATAACAAAATGAGGCAGTATGCAACAGAACATCAGGCAACATCTATGTAAGATGTATAGGATTAGAAATATTAATGGGGCAATGATGGTTTTTATATAACTATGTATGATATCCATATTAGTGGAACAGGAGAAAACTAGAAGAGAtcacaaaatattatataataaacgATTATAAGTAGGGTAAAGGAGCTGAGCATTACTGTTAAGATAGGCCGGCGTGTAGTTGGTTTAATATGGACATCACCTTCATCAACTTCACCATCCACCACCACTTCATCATCCTCATCTTCATCCTCCACCAAATCAGGTATAGGTTCGAGAACTTCTGAAGTGGTATCTAAACTGACGTAACCTTCTTCTGTCAATATGGAAATAACCTTTTCTTCTAATGATAAGAGAGCCTTTCTACGGGGaattttgcttttaatttGCAGGACTTTTTCTAACTCTTTACCGGCAATttcctacaaaaaaaatattattttagcaATCATCCAAGCATACGAATGAAGGGAATTTTACAAAAGAAACGGACGTGAATGATCAACGGAATGTCTTccattttaaatcataataaattagaattcaCAGTGTAAGAGTTCAagt is part of the Cucurbita pepo subsp. pepo cultivar mu-cu-16 unplaced genomic scaffold, ASM280686v2 Cp4.1_scaffold000894, whole genome shotgun sequence genome and encodes:
- the LOC111785991 gene encoding polyribonucleotide nucleotidyltransferase 1, chloroplastic-like, whose translation is MEDSELDLVLAGTDSAILMIEGYGNFLPEEMLLQAVEIGQNAVIAICKEVDALVRERGKPKMLDAIKLPPPQLYEHVEEIAGKELEKVLQIKSKIPRRKALLSLEEKVISILTEEGYVSLDTTSEVLEPIPDLVEDEDEDDEVVVDGEVDEGDVHIKPTTRRPILTLFSVVDVKLVFKEVTSNFLRRRIVEVQLLYILCFTFLIEIILENVIIH